The region GTGAATTATTAAaagattctttttttttttatgtgaaacaTATATAAGTACCCACGGAAATAAAGGAATAATATGAGGATCTACTAgagaaattttaatagtataagGAAGAATGTGTTTTTTCCagaattaaattgatatatattcGAATAAAAAGATCCAAACTAGTTTTTAGGTAAACAGAACATAACATCCATATATGACTAGAAAATGCCTCATATTTACATCTGCCAAAAGCATCTCACTCATACAATTTACACCATCTAACGTGTTGTGATATGTTACGCTATGCAGTAGCAGCTTTTGGTCCGTTAAGAAGGGAGGCATCCTGCCCTAGTTCCTTGCGTGATGCTTCCCACAGTCTCGGCTCGATTGCCAATTTCCGCAGCTCCATTAGACCTTGCTCCACTGCATTCATAGTTACCACATGGCTCATTCCAGATGCAAGTTTTAAATGGGGTGTGTACTTTAGATGATGTGATTATAGAAAACCAGTTGTACAACATGTGCAGAAGATGATAAAACTCACCGTTAAAGGCATCATGCGAAGTTGGTGCTTTCCCACTACGGCTGATCCAGAACTCGAGTCTCTTCTTAGCTTTCTCTTCCTCTATACCATAAGCTTTAGCTCTTCTCCAAAAGTATGTAAGCCATGCCTGTAGTGCACCATCAGAGGAATCAATGCAGGATACCGCAACTTCTCAAAATGACTTGCTCACCCACCAAGTCAAgaccttttattttaaaactttaaAGAACAAGTAGCAACTTATAATAAGTAGAGGGAAGTATGATACTAATATGAGTGAAATACAAGGAACTGCATACAGAGACGGACAAACCTCTTTGAAGAGTACATCCTCAGATTCCTCTGCACTCAGTTCTGTAAGATAAAAGCAATAAATGGGAgagtttatatttattattaatcatCAATCCTCATCAAATTTGACGGATAAGgtacacaaaaaataatttgattactATTATTATAAGCTAAACGGATACATCTGTGAGCACTGCACCATGAGCCAAACGTCTCTTTGAGGCTGATCTAAATCATAAATATAATCAGTCTCATGGGAGGCTGGTTGCATCATGATTGCACCACAAAATTTCATAAACTTCCCTTGCGGTTTATCCAAATCATAATGAGCCCTCCCTGAGGCTGGTCACATTATGATTAAACCCCTTTTAACTATTCCCCGTATCTGTCCCGAATAACCCTAAGTGGTCTTTGTAGTCCAATATCATTACATATGAAGCCTCTTTTAATCACCAAGATATTGTATGAATTTACTTAAACCCAAGTAATTCCCCTAACATTTCAGAAGATGGCTGAAGTCAATCCTATAAATATTGATGCATGGAATGTAGTTCTTATTATGGTAGAACAcactttctaaattttattagaAATGCCAACAGAAGTTTGGTATACATAACGTAATTTTCAAGCTATATAAGGTAATTCACCCCACAAAGGCAAACTTggatttccatttttttcaccATATTCATATTCTTCCAGATATTTGTctctatatttataatttgataTTACTCATAGAGGTATACGTGGAAGTGAGGTCCCATGGTAAAAACAAGAAAAGCATGTCAGGGCTGAGACCCAATAGTGAACTGCACAGTAAGGGACCATAGGAGCTTACCGAATGCTTCTGTATACTTCGGATCAATTGGTGACCTCAAATCTGCCGAATCagaaattttagaaaatatggAGAGagttaaaataaaactaaacatCTTTTTAACACACTCATTATGAGAAGTAAGCTCATGCTAGCTTTAACATTACCAGTACTAACAATTATCATACTTTATGAGCTTCAGAAAACAACCATGACAACTAGATCAAGTAAATGGCTAGCTTAACAAAGATAATATTTCCAGTACTAATGAAATTTTGCACCAAATCTAGTTTTAGGATATAAAATACAGGCTTGGAAGAAAATCTTCAATTCGAAAATTGAAGCAGTTATGCGAGACCAAAAAGGTTTTTGGTCTGAGAAGGAGAACAATTAGATCCATAAATTACAGATACTAAGAACAAACCTGGAATTGAAGTCTTAGTGGAGTTATGTCTTCTTTGTTGAGCAAACGCAAGAACAACAGATTCTTCAACCTAAATGACAtttgttataaaaaaaataaaaaggtcaAATCACCGGTCCAAACACCCAGATAAAGCAACTGCAAGATTTTTATTCCAAAATTAAGCATGATTTACATTTGGAAGGAAATGGAAATTGCTCCAGAAACCTTACTAGATAAAACATAATCCCTTTACCCAAGTATTATGACTCACATTTGCCATGAAACAGTAGAAAGAACACTTTACATGCATTTTTGCAACATTTTCTCAAAAATAGTTCTCAAGAGGTGGATAGATGTTAAACACTAAAGGACATCTTCAGATCGGGGTCCTCTTAGGATAAAAGTTTACTTTTTAAGAAATAACTTATTCTGAAATATTCTTAGCATATTAAAATAAAGGAGTGTAAACTCAAACCACTGAGTAATAAATTCATAAGTAAGCAACTACAGTCCagtaaaaataaatatgcaAGTGCTGGCAATTTTTCAGATTAAACCTTCAAAGAAGCAAGTTCTCTTAAGCCCATTTCAACTGCTAGGGTGCTCTCAATGTTTCCATCTCCAGTAAGATCAAAATCTTCAACAAGTTTGCTTCTTTGTGAGTTGTTATGACCTGCACATCATCAGAAAAGAACAAAGCTGATAAATTCCAAAGTGTAAGGGAGCACCTGAAATCTCTTGGCTTGGATTGCTTTTACAGGTAAGAAGCAGAAAATCAGCAAGAGATAACTAGCCTTTATCCCAACGTTCTTCCTTAGCCTTCTGTCCAGCGGATAGGACAATCTCCAAAGGAAGAGGTGCCAAAGATGACCAGTATTCATGCTTTGACGCAGCAATATCAGCACATATGCCTGTTTGGGTGGAAGAATAAGAAGTTAACAATTAATAGCAATCAACTGTAATTGTTTGCTTTATATTTTTACCCAGAAAGTGCTGGCTATGAATTTATATAAGCCAACCAAGTGCTCCAAGGATGGAACTTTTTGTATTAACATCAACGAAAAGATGCAGTATCCCGGGACAACCAAAAAACAATGTGGATGGGAGGGTCATGAAAGGTTATAATATAACTCTAGCAAGTGCAGGAATAGAACTTTTCAATGAGGTAAGCATACCAAAGAAACaagaagaaaaatgtttagGGAAGAAAAGGAATATTAGCTTATCAGTAAATAAGCTTTTCATGTCTCTTTTCTGAAGGTTTGCTTCCCTTAATAAAGTCCAAACAGTCTAGGTTCCAAATTCAGCTTAGCCATTTGTCATAATATGCCTTAACTTAGAACATAGTTGAAGAAGTATATAGAAAACTCAACCAATATTCAAAAGCTTGGTCACTAATTTTAATCATGCATTCAGAGATAATGCAAAATAATTCCCATACAAAAGAGATGAACACatattcaaatttcaatatGTTTGATTACCAAGTTTAGCAGCTAAGCCCCAATATCGAGCCAGCCAGCACCTTTTAAGAACAACATCTTCCTGCAAATGTAAATTTTAGAAAAGATTAGCAGGTAAAGTTTGTACTTTTCATAGAGTAGTAGCCACCTACCATTTCATGTTGGGTCAAAACAATTCTTTGTGTCATTGAGCGAAGAGCTTTAACTTCAGATTCATTTCCACGCAGTTGTTCAACAACAGCCGCGGACTCTTTTTTTGCCAGCTGAATATGGGGTAACATTTGTAAAAGCAGTATGCTGCACTAGTATTTCTAAACAAGTCTAAGTTAACCTTCCCCACCTTAATATCAGATTGCAATGATGACACTTCCACGTCATCTTTTGCACGCCTAGCCTCTTTAAGAGCAACCTAGATCAATTTTAGAACAAACAAAATTCATAAAGGTATAAACAAAGCCATTTCAAATCACTTTGTCTTAGGGGACAAAACAGTCCATGTAATAAGACTAAAGTCAACTGAAGATAATAAAAGAAAGTCACCTCTCTTTGACGCAATGCTGCTTCCTTTCTGTACGTTATCAATGTGCAACATTAGAATATTGAGAATGGAGAAAAAAGGCGGCATAATGGAGGTTTTTGTTGTTAATAGATAATATACCTGCTCAAAAGtttagcttccaaagaaacTCCTTCTCCAAGAGCAGCTACCTGAAGAGTACATTTGATATGTCAAGCTACTcaacaagaaaaaatttactgcctccatccacgaaaaatagtcaaaattttccattttggtcccgtccaccaaaattagtctcGTTTCTATTTATGGAAACTTTCTCACAATTTTTTCTCTTTcgctcatactttaccaattacgcattaaaacccgtgccatccacaaatgagactatttttttttggacAGAGGGAGCAAAATACAACTAGAATTAAGTTTAAGTGGTCTGAAATACAGAATGAAACAAACGTATGATCAGTAGGTTTCAATCTTatttagagagaaaatatagcGATTTGAAACTAAGGGCATATTATGAATGAGCAGCCACAGCCCCAGACTGGTCACTGGAGAAGTTAATGCAGGAGTCTTAGACTCTTAGGATCCAAAACTGATAGTATACATAACTTTCAGGATGCAAGAGTTCCCAAAATTGGACCCTTGGTAAACTCCGTCCTATTAAACTATGGAGTATTATTGACTCCATTTCTTCATTCTAGATTTCCCCCAAGACATGGCCGAATTGGATAAGTTAGCATTCCATCTAATTTCTAAAGACCAATATCTAGAATAGAAAGAATAAGGCCAAACAAGCTTGACAATAAAGAATAAGTGGACCTGCTTTCAAATTGAATATCATTGTTTTGATACAATAGACTCCTACTTGTCTGTCTGAGTAGAGACATATTACTGGTTCAAGGTTATTAATATAAGACTTAAAAAGTTACAACTGTAACTCACATTCAGGAAATCATCTTATCAGGATAATTCTTAGAGACAAATTGCTTGATGCATTTCCCATGTCATACGAATAAATCATCTGGGTAGTGATCATTCCAAAATGGTAAACTAACACCCACAATTTTGAGTGCAAAGAGCTAATGAAGGTAAATATGATCTCTTTCAAGGTTGCTACATTTTCCTCTTCATTTCTCCTAAGTCCTAATCAGATTCGAATTTACTTAACAACACAATCACATACTAAATATTTTGCGAAGATTTACTTGCAATAAAAGTAAATGGAATGGAGAATGCATCACCTGTTTCTCAAGCTCCTTAACTCTTGCTTCAGCTGCTTCCCAACTCTCCTCTGCAAGTCTGAGCTGTAAAATCCGAATCAgacaaataaataaacattGTTAGACTTGCATTAGGGAATACGAGCAATGCTGGTTATAAAAGACAAACAGACCTTCTGaacaatattttcattttcttcttgcAGCATATCGAGCTGTTAAGAAGTAGATATTAGTTAGAGAATATACAACCTAAAAACCCCAGAGTTTTTAAGATCTATACAGATAAAGTGTGGATGTGCCAAACATACTTCATCACGAAGTGCAGAAGAAGCACGCCCATCTCCTGCATCTCTCAGATTTTGTTGTCCTATATCTGGTGAGAATCTGCAGTTAATATCTGTACACATCAGTGATCAGTTCATATCAAATAGATTCTACATTGTATGAGTAGATAGTTGATGCACTAAGATTCTGATTTAAGAAGCTAATGGTACTGTAGAATGATGTAATTATCATGCAAGGACCAAGTTAGTTATCCCAGAACTTTTCTAAAGGAGAATATTTTCCAATTGAAATACGGAAACTAGCAAAGACTCAAAGCATCAAAAGATGGATTCTGAGTACTTCTTTTCTCTCTGCCGGCTGCTAGGAGGATCAATTGCCGGAATAGGTGTAGGAGTTTTCACAGAAGGCCTACTAGGAGGTAAGGCCGGCACTGTTCTAGTTGACATAGACGGCCTTCCTGTTGAAGTTGATCGTGGTGGTTGAATTTCCAATAAGTCGCGAGTAACCTAATATTCCAAACAATCacaggaagaaaaaaaaacctcaATTAGCATCCAATTATGGTTCCTCTGCAACAAAATGCCCCCCTCTGGCACAATCTAGGCGTAAAATCTCAGAGATCTCGCTATGAGGCGATTTTTCCACATTTATGTTTCCAAACAACAATCCCCCAGTAGCAGGTGATTCCTCAAATAATCCAGCTAAAAAACCAGAAGAAAATGCAGTAATACTATTAAACCGCATCTCGACATTGCTAACACGAAAAACATAATTCAAATGCAGCTAAAATGCACAAAACCAGTGATAAAGTAATTTTCGAATTAAagaagcacacaattaaaataccgATAGAACACTTAAAAAATTACCGCATCGGAAGAAGATCTAATAATCTTAGGAGGCGGAACCAAAGGCTTGACGCCGCCAGTGCCGTTGGTAGCTCCATTAGTGTTAAGAGGCGGCCTGGAGAGAGATAGCGGAAGAGGAGGATTAAATCGGAGTCCGAAATCAGCATCATTGTCTCCGACGCCAGCGTCGTCCTCATCGTCGTCGTCGGCGGCAGCAGCCTGCGAGGCCATGACCTGAGCCAGGCGCTGAGCGGCGGCTTTGGCGGCGTAGTTCTGAGTGCGCTTGATGCTGGAAATGCCGCTGGCGGAGGAGGAGCGAGAGTGGTTGGCACGCGCCGGGGATGAACCGCCGGACTGGCTGCCCCATTGGcgcatcttctccattgaatcAAAAGAGGAAATCAGAGATGAGTGTTTAGCGCCTAGAATCTAGATCTTCCAGTTATAAAATCGCcgtgttttttgtttttggagATTTCTGGGATAGTCTATGCTAAGTGTAATTATATTCAattcacattaataaaaatgataattagAAGTTAATGATGCTAATTATAAATGCAAAAGGAGCAGTCAACTTCAAGCTCGTTGTCACTGAATTCCAATGGATAATAGTAGTTCAGTGCGGAGTAGTACTACTAGTACAAGATACTACTAGCTAGGCCACCCGtgacgcgggtggcccgtaatccgtcacgccgggacgagacggcggcgtgacgcgttgcagcgccccgtctcgtcccagCCCGCCGAACGttccgtcccaccgagacggatggcgagacgtctcgccacgcgccagcgcgacgtggcatgctccggcgccatgcgtgacgcccactcgccggcccgcgagtgggcatcgtcacgctgacgtaataaatcatttttttaaattgaattaaaaaaaattaaaaaaatgaaaaacggtgatattaccgttaatattacggtttttcttttttttttttaattttaattttatttttttactctataaatactcctaattcatcctcatttcacacataaatacacatctattcttcccaaatcatctccatttcctctccaattttcatctaacctctcatcacaaaatgtccggcgacggaaactctggcggtggcggctccggcgggttcgacatcaacgcgttcggcgactgggggcatgtacaatgtcctgggtggtggttccggttcgtcgacgccgggggtaccaaccaccccattttgatgtggatgcatatgcttgtccctccgccccgaggtattcgcagggattatcccagattcgggaggattattacGTTGAACCCACTCCAGAAGAAgaccgaggcggtggaggaggccgaggcggtggaagctccagggcggaggcggaagaggaggaggaggaggatctcggccggcatccgtacagccccaaagaaacgctggcggtgtacaacgcctggatcagcgtctcgtacgatcccatcgtagggaatcaacaatcccggaagtgcttttgggaaaaggtcaccgaggcctaccacgagattaagccaaaggggtcccgccgccgcacatataagatgctccatgctcactttgaccgagtcgacagagaggtcaaaaaattctgagccatctacaagagtgaagcggctcattaccaaagcggagccacatgagccgacattctgaggtcggctttgcgagtctacttcgacgacgccgccaaacaattcaaacatgtcgatgttttggaggtcgtcaaagatgaggaaaggtgggccggcggtgtccggtccagctcgggctcgaccttgAAGCGCACGAATCACACGGCAATACTCGTccagtgagggcggttcgggcagcgccgcacaagagtttgcctcgcaggaggttgaggacacggcagacgatgccgggggggtcctcccgtgggcgccgtcggccacaagggagaaatgcgtcgaagac is a window of Salvia splendens isolate huo1 chromosome 3, SspV2, whole genome shotgun sequence DNA encoding:
- the LOC121794558 gene encoding coiled-coil domain-containing protein SCD2-like, with protein sequence MEKMRQWGSQSGGSSPARANHSRSSSASGISSIKRTQNYAAKAAAQRLAQVMASQAAAADDDDEDDAGVGDNDADFGLRFNPPLPLSLSRPPLNTNGATNGTGGVKPLVPPPKIIRSSSDAVTRDLLEIQPPRSTSTGRPSMSTRTVPALPPSRPSVKTPTPIPAIDPPSSRQREKKFSPDIGQQNLRDAGDGRASSALRDELDMLQEENENIVQKLRLAEESWEAAEARVKELEKQVAALGEGVSLEAKLLSRKEAALRQREVALKEARRAKDDVEVSSLQSDIKLAKKESAAVVEQLRGNESEVKALRSMTQRIVLTQHEMEDVVLKRCWLARYWGLAAKLGICADIAASKHEYWSSLAPLPLEIVLSAGQKAKEERWDKGHNNSQRSKLVEDFDLTGDGNIESTLAVEMGLRELASLKVEESVVLAFAQQRRHNSTKTSIPDLRSPIDPKYTEAFELSAEESEDVLFKEAWLTYFWRRAKAYGIEEEKAKKRLEFWISRSGKAPTSHDAFNVEQGLMELRKLAIEPRLWEASRKELGQDASLLNGPKAATA